GTTGTATAGGCACTGATAGTCCCTGCAAACACCATAACCCCGGCGACCAGGACTCCCGAGAAGGAAAGCGGGACAATTATCTTAAAGAAAGTTTTCATCGGGGGGGCCCCGAGGCTGTAGGCAGCCTCGATTACATCATCGCCGATATTCTCCATTACCGAGGCCAAAGTTGAAATCATCACAGGCAGGAAGAGGTACACCGAACCGACCACGATGGCAAAGTCGGTATAGAGCATTTTCAAGGGTTCCTGGATGATGCCCACAGACATAAGCAACTGGTTTATCATCCCGTTCTTTCCCAAAATACTGATCCAGGCGAATCCCCTTACCACTGCATTGGTAAGCAAGGGGAACAGGATCAAAGAAAGGATAATCCTCCGGCGGTTTTCTTTCAAAAGGCTGATATAGTAGGAGGTAGGTAACCCGACTGCCACGCAGATAAGCGTGGTAATGACCGAGAGCCGCAATGAACGGAAGAAAATGCCCCTGGAAAAAGAATCGGCAAAGAAGCCTGTGTAATAGGAAACGCTGAAACCTGGGGTAAAGAAACTGGGCAGAATCGTAAAGAGAAGCGGAACCAGCAGGCAGACAACTGCCAGCAGGATAAACGGCAGGATTGATATCAGGAAACTGCTTTTCTTCATGAAGTTTTTCTCCAAGCAGATACTACTGCGTTGTAAGATGCTCAAGCCGGAAACAGTCAAAACCGATGCTATTGTAAAAAACGGTTTGCCCATTCTTTATACTATTTATCCAGTATGTATAGCGAAAAGAAACTGGCCCTGTCAACTGTTTTTGACAGATTATGAATTAAAGTAATGCATAAACAGAGCCAACCTGAAAATTCATAACCCAAAGTAATACTTCAAGAAAAATACAGGACATACTGGTAAAAACTCTTTACCCAACAGATATATCTTTTTCCATAAAGGTAAATTATGCAAGGCCAGGAGATTGTTTCCTTGTATTTTTGCAGTACAACTCCAGGGCCTTGCAAGCAAACTGACATCTCGATCAAAGGTGCTCCAATGAGGGGAAAACTACAGATAAAAGGAAAAAGTTGTGTTGTCCTCTTGATTCTATTTATAGAAACATGTACCCTCTTTACCAACCGGAGGCAAGGATGAAAAACGGACGATTCGGCCAGTTCGGTGGCCAATACATACCTGAAACCTTGATGCATGCAGTCATCGAACTAGACACTGCCTATAACCATTTCAAGGATGACCCAGAATTCCAGGCGGAACTGTCTCTCCTCTACAGCGAATATGCAGGAAGACCTTCCTTGCTTACCTATGCCGAGCATATGACCAAAGATTTGGGCGGAGCCAAGATCTACTTGAAACGGGAAGACCTCAACCACACCGGCTCCCATAAGATCAACAACGTATTGGGCCAGTGCCTGCTGGCCAAGAAAATGGGCAAGCGGAGGGTAATCGCCGAGACTGGGGCCGGGCAACATGGCGTGGCAACCGCTACCGTGGCAGCGCTCATGGGCCTTGCGTGTGAAGTCTTCATGGGCAAGGTTGATTGTGACCGTCAGGCTTTGAACGTATACCGCATGGAATTGCTTGGAGCTACTGTCCATCCGGTAACCAGCGGAACGATGACGCTCAAAGACGCTGTAAATGAAACCATGAAAGAATGGACACGGCGCATCGAGGACACCCACTATGTGTTAGGCTCGGTAATGGGACCCCATCCCTTCCCCACCATGGTTCGCGACTTCCAGAAAATCATCGGAAAGGAAGTTCGCTCCCAATTGCTTAAAAAGGAAGGAAAACTCCCCGACTATCTGCTCGCCTGCGTGGGTGGCGGATCGAACGCCATGGGATTGTTCTATGATTTCATCGAGGAACCGACGGTACAACTCATCGGATGCGAGGCAGCGGGAAAAGGTATCGATACGAGGCTGCATGCAGCAACGATAGCAAAGGGTACACTGGGAATCTTCCATGGAATGAAAAGCTATTTCTGCCAGGATTCCTACGGCCAGATAGATGAGGTGTATTCGATCAGCGCAGGGCTCGACTACCCGGGTATCGGACCGGAACATGCAGATCTGTATGAGAAGGGAAGAGCCAGTTATGTACCGGTAACCGATGACCAAGCGGTCGAAGCCTTCGAGTACCTTTCGCGGATGGAAGGAATAATCCCTGCAATCGAAAGTGCCCATGCCGTTGCCTATGCAAAGATACTTGCCCCCACCTTGGGAAAAGACAAGGTACTGGTCATCAATCTCAGCGGTCGCGGAGACAAAGATGTGGCTGCGATTGCCCGTTACAAAGGAGAAGCGCTGTATGAGTAGGATAGCAAACGCCTTTCTCAAGGGGAAAGC
The sequence above is a segment of the Sphaerochaeta pleomorpha str. Grapes genome. Coding sequences within it:
- a CDS encoding ABC transporter permease → MKKSSFLISILPFILLAVVCLLVPLLFTILPSFFTPGFSVSYYTGFFADSFSRGIFFRSLRLSVITTLICVAVGLPTSYYISLLKENRRRIILSLILFPLLTNAVVRGFAWISILGKNGMINQLLMSVGIIQEPLKMLYTDFAIVVGSVYLFLPVMISTLASVMENIGDDVIEAAYSLGAPPMKTFFKIIVPLSFSGVLVAGVMVFAGTISAYTTPTLLGGNQNMMLATLLYQQSNTLSNWTNSAVIAFIMILVSLGVMKIFNIVASKLDKRGSSNV
- the trpB gene encoding tryptophan synthase subunit beta, with protein sequence MKNGRFGQFGGQYIPETLMHAVIELDTAYNHFKDDPEFQAELSLLYSEYAGRPSLLTYAEHMTKDLGGAKIYLKREDLNHTGSHKINNVLGQCLLAKKMGKRRVIAETGAGQHGVATATVAALMGLACEVFMGKVDCDRQALNVYRMELLGATVHPVTSGTMTLKDAVNETMKEWTRRIEDTHYVLGSVMGPHPFPTMVRDFQKIIGKEVRSQLLKKEGKLPDYLLACVGGGSNAMGLFYDFIEEPTVQLIGCEAAGKGIDTRLHAATIAKGTLGIFHGMKSYFCQDSYGQIDEVYSISAGLDYPGIGPEHADLYEKGRASYVPVTDDQAVEAFEYLSRMEGIIPAIESAHAVAYAKILAPTLGKDKVLVINLSGRGDKDVAAIARYKGEALYE